One region of Collinsella aerofaciens ATCC 25986 genomic DNA includes:
- a CDS encoding glycine--tRNA ligase subunit alpha — translation MNASSLSFQDIILRLQQYWGEQGCVIMQPYDSEVGAGTFHTATTLRSLGPAEWRTCYAQPCRRPADGRYGENPNRMQHYYQFQVLIKPSPVNAQELYLGSLAAIGLDPNDHDVRFVEDDWESPTLGAWGLGWEVWLNGMEVTQFTYFQQVGGIEVDPVPVEITYGLERIAMYAQGVNSVYDLVWSYLPDGTPMTYGDVFLENEREFSAYNFEVANVEMMRQKFDDYEAECHSCLERKLPLPAYDCVMKCSHAFNLLDARGALSAVERANYILRVRAVAKACCEAYMAEVAGVNENADQEGEVA, via the coding sequence ATGAACGCTTCATCGCTTTCCTTCCAAGACATCATCCTGCGCCTCCAGCAGTACTGGGGCGAGCAGGGCTGCGTCATTATGCAGCCCTATGACTCCGAGGTCGGTGCCGGTACCTTCCACACCGCGACCACGCTGCGCTCGCTCGGTCCCGCCGAGTGGCGCACCTGCTACGCTCAGCCTTGCCGCCGTCCCGCCGACGGCCGCTACGGCGAGAACCCCAACCGCATGCAGCACTACTATCAGTTCCAGGTGCTCATCAAGCCGTCGCCGGTCAACGCCCAGGAGCTCTACCTGGGTTCGCTGGCTGCCATTGGCCTGGACCCCAACGACCATGACGTCCGTTTTGTCGAGGACGACTGGGAGAGCCCGACCCTGGGCGCCTGGGGCCTTGGCTGGGAGGTCTGGCTCAACGGCATGGAGGTCACGCAGTTCACGTACTTCCAGCAGGTGGGCGGCATCGAGGTCGACCCCGTGCCCGTCGAGATCACCTACGGCCTGGAGCGCATCGCCATGTACGCCCAGGGCGTCAACTCCGTCTACGACCTGGTGTGGAGCTATCTGCCCGACGGCACGCCTATGACTTATGGCGACGTGTTCCTGGAGAACGAGCGTGAGTTTAGCGCCTACAACTTTGAGGTCGCCAACGTCGAGATGATGCGTCAGAAGTTTGACGACTACGAGGCCGAGTGTCATTCCTGCCTTGAGCGCAAGCTGCCGCTGCCCGCATACGACTGCGTCATGAAGTGCAGCCATGCCTTCAACCTGCTCGATGCCCGCGGCGCACTATCCGCGGTCGAGCGTGCCAACTACATCCTGCGCGTCCGCGCCGTCGCCAAGGCGTGCTGCGAGGCCTATATGGCCGAGGTCGCCGGAGTCAACGAGAATGCCGACCAGGAAGGCGAGGTGGCGTAA
- the lepB gene encoding signal peptidase I, protein MVPSQHSVLKGAFEWIVVVAIALVATFLIRSFVAEPFVVPTGSMESTIEIGDQILAQKVSLELGQPVSQGDIVVFHNPDGTSEHDVLVKRVIATAGQTVDLQDGKVVVDGQALDEDYTTGMSWPLSVQAPGAQVSYPYTVPDGCVWVMGDNRENSADSRYFGPVDRSDLIAVALVRYWPLNRIGAID, encoded by the coding sequence ATGGTTCCATCGCAGCATTCCGTGCTAAAGGGTGCGTTTGAGTGGATCGTGGTCGTCGCGATCGCACTGGTCGCCACCTTCCTGATTCGCTCGTTTGTGGCCGAACCCTTTGTGGTGCCCACTGGCTCCATGGAGTCCACGATCGAGATCGGCGACCAGATCCTGGCGCAAAAGGTGAGCCTTGAGCTCGGCCAGCCTGTCAGCCAAGGCGATATCGTGGTGTTCCACAACCCCGATGGCACCTCCGAGCACGATGTTCTCGTCAAGCGTGTTATTGCCACGGCCGGCCAGACGGTCGACCTTCAGGACGGCAAGGTGGTCGTTGACGGCCAGGCGCTCGACGAGGACTACACGACCGGCATGAGCTGGCCGCTTTCGGTCCAGGCTCCCGGCGCTCAGGTAAGCTATCCCTACACCGTTCCCGACGGGTGCGTGTGGGTGATGGGCGACAACCGCGAAAACTCTGCCGACTCACGTTACTTTGGTCCCGTCGATCGCTCTGATTTGATCGCCGTGGCGCTTGTGCGCTACTGGCCGCTCAACCGCATCGGCGCTATCGACTAA